The sequence below is a genomic window from Plasmodium gaboni strain SY75 chromosome 10, whole genome shotgun sequence.
ATAAAATCTTTAAAGATTGGTTTAAGcaaaaaatgataaatttAGAAGATTATAGAAGAGTAACCGTTACTTGTAGAATTGCTCTGAAGGAATTATCTAATTATGTGCAAAATTCATGTACAAAAGTTATgtctatatattttaattttattaaaaaaaataatagaaaaatttatatagaCATAAACCAgtttaataataatacaaatagaaaaaaatataatagaCAATTATGTGAAGGTATGAATTTtggaaaaataaatttcaGTGAATGCCTTATAAGTGCATCAGATATTGATGGAGATAATTCGAATTCCttattaaatgaagaagataTTTCTTGTATTGAATTAGGAAAAGGAAGTGGTAAAATGgaaaatgaagaattaaatatgAACGATCCATGTAAGGATAAAGAATGTTCAAGTGGAAatatagaagaaaaaaaaaaaaaaattacaaaatgtgatattaaaaatgattatGAACATGATAGTACATGTAATAATCAAAATGATAGGGACAGTAATAATTCAAGTGATGATACagataatgatataaatgatggtgttaatatatttcatcagtcaaaaaaatatagtaGAATACCAAGGTATGATACATCTAATCTAAAAAGTTATTCTGAAAATCGTTATTATCTTGATCTAGAAGCAGAATGGTTATTCAATAATCTTttagaaataaaaaggttgaataataatttgaaaaataaaaaaagaagaagaaataaagaaaatagGAATTATCCTTTACAATCTGATTTTTCAGAAAATATGTTTGTTGATAAGAcatattatgatatattaaatgtaaATCCAGATGCGGAATTTATGGAAATTAAAAATagttattataaattaGCATTAAAATATCATCCAGATAAAAATGAAGGGGATGACGAAgcaaaattaaaatttcaaaaaataaatgaagCATATCAAGTATTAAGTGACGAAGAAAGAAGagaagaatataataattccGGGAAAAGTGCAATTgaaaaaatgttttttataGATGGATCAGTTTTTTTCACTTTATTATTTAGTTCAGAGAAATTATGTGATTATATAGGAACATTACAGATATCTTCCTTTGTCAAATTACTTCATGAAAAAGGTATGAATACCaatgatttattatataatatgagaaaaattcaaaataaattatcaaGAGAACAAGATATAAGAGAAACCGAACTAGCTCTTTTATTACGAGATTTATTACAACCATACGTAGATGGTGATCCGAATTGGGAAAACCAAATGGAAGAAGAAATTAGttctttaatatattctaaTTATTCATCTTCTATTTTAAAATCTATAGGATGGacttataaaaatgttgCCAAAACgtttataaaagaaaataaatcattttGTGGATTAGGCGCTGAAATTACAAAAATGAAAGCTGGATTTCgacatattaataattctaGTAAGGCCACTAGATCATCTATAAGattaaaaagtaaaatattCAATAGCATAcaagataataaaatgcTAATAGAAAATGTGTCCttaatgaataataataatattactGATGGTAATAACAGAACCTTTGATAATGCTTCTATAAATGATGAAGGTAAATGTAGtagtaaaaataatgttgTAAAGTACGATAATAATGCTACacaaattataaaaaagaaaaataaaatactAGCAGATATTTTAGATGACATATTTACTATAGTTTTGTGTGATATTGAATTAACAGTTAGATATGCTGCTGATAGGGTTTTAAGAGATGAAGGTTGCAATAAAGAAACACGTTTAAAAAGAGCAGAAGGTATAAAAATAGTTGGGAAATTAATGAATAAATGGGCAAAAATTAAGAAACAACAGATGAAAGACGATAAAATTGATATTATTGATACAATAGATAGTGCATTAGATGTATCAAAAATACGGAGTGAGAACAAAAAGAATTAGAAacatacaaatatattgaaataATATCGTGGGTAAAAAGAATAATgatttatgtatattaataaagaataaaattatatgaaataattcttttttttttttttttttttttttattttattttattttatttttttgtaagGTTTAAGTTTTAGAGCTACAAAAGTACGActtaaattattttttaatctatataatttaccatttttttttgtagtataattttaaaaaatacatatttttttgttcttatattaacgagttcattttttaaaatttgatggaaaaatataaaattagattcatttgtatgtattttaaaaagttattgtttcatttaaatataaatatatatatgtatatttcAGTACATATTaagattatataaaaataaaaaaaaatgttagtttcaaaaaatatatttatacatatttatgTGTGTGAATggataattataaaaagtatatgaaaaaataataaagaaagataatgtaatataatgataaaaagGTTTTATACTagtattttattttttcaaaaggaaaattatttaatattagatacttgaataatttaagaattttattattatatataatttttatgtcataatatatatgctTATTTAACAGaattttataatgataatttttaatatatttttagaaAAATGATATAACTATATTGTGAGTGAAAAATGTGGGCATTTTTCATTTCCTTTCCCttccttttattttatttaatgctataattatatttggccatttaaaaaaaaaagtaaatgATATAATCTGATCTCATGGTATAAAATTTcaatatgaatatatattttaagcgacaatttttttatcatatgttcagtattaataatagttatataattataaatagaagaataaaataatacgAATTTACCTCCCTTTTACATAACATAATACAGGAAATATAATTCCGCccaaaataaataaataaataaatatatatatatatatatatatattatgtaaattttttgaaagaaaaaatttatgCAAAATTTAAgattcataaaatataattttgttatCTCATTCGTTTAAGGaaaaatacaataaaaatatataaaattaatattaatatgagtatataaaatatttatttgtttgtatatattttttatataagtaagatataagtataaaaaaaaataaataaaataattatgtaatacactatatatatatatatatatatatatatatatacatgtttttgataatgattatttattttcattaaaccagttataatatgaaaattttataaaaaatatattatatatataaatatttttaaaaataaaatattctcatttaatttgtttttaatattttatattgctcaaaatatattatacagGATAATtcacaaaataaatattttaatatattaaatatttatatatatgtattataaattaaaattaaagaaaaaaggaaaaaaaaaaaaaaaaaaaaaaaaaagaaaaagaaaaaattatgagATTGCTTAGAAGGTATGTAATATTTACAATACCTTAAAagattattttttttttttgtttttacaaaatgttttatattatgttttaaaaaatatatatgaaccATAATATTATGGACAAATATTTCTTGATAATTGAACATATTATATGAGTAATATAATTGAAgacatattatatttattgttatattattttaggattctaaataatttataaatattttgaaaaatttattgaataaatataaatatgtgcaaatatatatctatataaatatatattttatatgtattttttcattttattcttatataaaataggaaaat
It includes:
- a CDS encoding PHIST domain- and DNaJ domain-containing RESA- like protein — encoded protein: MKCLKIFSFKSYKNFLDKKNLNWKYRNAYSCEDKAAKTYKRKVYETLFCKYINVSIWYILFYIIILNTYLWNSRFSYVIQFNHIYGRKLYSAESLNREKTNTKTTIISKVNLFPNEVILSNLKNENDNREESFLEFNEQLIENLQKYKLWNNYIAIPYVKKYSPIKYNDIDNKLNENIDNVGRNGEDIIKEMNNLWLKVMNSEKYKYIFLNHPLQKYYYNIKVKYKISNDYHKEKWKEYNEIRKISEEDIETRLNKIFKDWFKQKMINLEDYRRVTVTCRIALKELSNYVQNSCTKVMSIYFNFIKKNNRKIYIDINQFNNNTNRKKYNRQLCEGMNFGKINFSECLISASDIDGDNSNSLLNEEDISCIELGKGSGKMENEELNMNDPCKDKECSSGNIEEKKKKITKCDIKNDYEHDSTCNNQNDRDSNNSSDDTDNDINDGVNIFHQSKKYSRIPRYDTSNLKSYSENRYYLDLEAEWLFNNLLEIKRLNNNLKNKKRRRNKENRNYPLQSDFSENMFVDKTYYDILNVNPDAEFMEIKNSYYKLALKYHPDKNEGDDEAKLKFQKINEAYQVLSDEERREEYNNSGKSAIEKMFFIDGSVFFTLLFSSEKLCDYIGTLQISSFVKLLHEKGMNTNDLLYNMRKIQNKLSREQDIRETELALLLRDLLQPYVDGDPNWENQMEEEISSLIYSNYSSSILKSIGWTYKNVAKTFIKENKSFCGLGAEITKMKAGFRHINNSSKATRSSIRLKSKIFNSIQDNKMLIENVSLMNNNNITDGNNRTFDNASINDEGKCSSKNNVVKYDNNATQIIKKKNKILADILDDIFTIVLCDIELTVRYAADRVLRDEGCNKETRLKRAEGIKIVGKLMNKWAKIKKQQMKDDKIDIIDTIDSALDVSKIRSENKKN